The following are encoded together in the [Limnothrix rosea] IAM M-220 genome:
- a CDS encoding mechanosensitive ion channel family protein: protein MEKYLDKAIELGINFGVRFVTAVVILAVGLLLAKVIRGFVRKLMSKAKVDATITQFIGNLVYIASIAIVAIAVLEQIGISTTSFVAVLGAAGLAIGLALQGSLSNFASGFLLVIFRPFKVGDVVEISGATGKVEEISLFTTTLNASDNKKIIIPNGKVYNNNIINFTANTTRRVELIFTISYEDNIDQAKQIFTEVISKERRILSEPAPKISISELGERGVLFNVNVWVDSSNYGAVREHITEQVKKTLDRKGFTIPSSQQDAYLYPLKMLKKMFF from the coding sequence GTGGAAAAATATTTGGATAAAGCCATTGAGCTTGGCATAAATTTTGGTGTCCGATTTGTCACTGCTGTTGTGATTTTGGCAGTCGGCTTACTCCTCGCTAAAGTTATCCGTGGTTTTGTCAGAAAACTCATGTCAAAGGCAAAGGTTGATGCCACCATTACTCAATTTATCGGCAACCTAGTCTACATTGCTTCTATCGCGATTGTGGCGATCGCCGTCCTCGAACAAATAGGGATTTCTACCACCTCCTTTGTGGCGGTGCTTGGTGCTGCGGGTTTAGCTATTGGTTTAGCATTACAAGGCTCCCTCAGTAACTTTGCCTCCGGTTTTTTGTTAGTTATTTTCCGTCCATTTAAAGTCGGTGATGTGGTAGAAATTAGTGGAGCCACAGGAAAAGTTGAAGAAATTTCTCTGTTTACAACAACATTAAATGCCTCTGATAACAAAAAAATCATTATCCCCAACGGCAAAGTTTATAACAATAATATTATTAATTTCACGGCGAATACAACCCGCCGAGTCGAGCTTATATTTACGATTAGCTATGAAGATAATATCGACCAAGCCAAACAAATTTTCACAGAGGTAATTAGTAAAGAAAGGCGTATTTTATCTGAGCCAGCACCCAAAATTTCCATCTCTGAGCTTGGTGAGCGAGGTGTTTTATTTAATGTGAATGTCTGGGTAGACAGCAGCAATTATGGTGCAGTGCGTGAACACATTACTGAACAGGTAAAAAAGACATTAGATCGCAAAGGTTTTACTATTCCTTCTTCTCAACAGGATGCCTATCTTTATCCTTTGAAAATGCTCAAAAAAATGTTCTTTTAG
- a CDS encoding methylglyoxal synthase: MSICVALIAHDNKKAEIVELAKKYEAVFSRYDLIATYDTGKRIEEATNLKVACLASAIQGGILQIAARVVTGEVEGVIFLMDAVTPQPNDVDQRALLRICNFYDIPLATNLTTAELSIQAIAKRREAYLIFNPVAGQGNPDQDLALILKILEPQMNLHVIFTKPEVDPVDQAKEAIATIQTLQAEDEQGCIIASGGDGTVSAIAGVTIETGIPLGIIPRGTANAFAVALGLPTNLKRACETIAAGNTRMIDAAYCNNIPMVLLAGVGFEAGMVTNANRELKNRLGSLAYILSGAQQFFTQEDFNATIELDGQILEVKTGAVTVANAAPTTSIMAQGFGRVIPDDGLLEVTIPVSSNLLQGLNSSLKLLASALVKSQDNQKKQDQVEDNNLVCLRTKKVKVTTDPAQPLVVDGEILEANPIEFTCIPKGLTVFAPLQTV, from the coding sequence ATGTCGATATGTGTGGCGCTCATTGCCCATGACAACAAAAAAGCAGAGATTGTTGAACTGGCAAAGAAATACGAAGCTGTTTTTTCCCGTTATGACTTGATTGCGACCTATGACACGGGCAAACGCATTGAAGAGGCGACGAATCTCAAGGTTGCATGTCTAGCGAGCGCCATACAGGGTGGCATTTTACAGATTGCTGCTCGTGTGGTTACAGGCGAGGTGGAAGGGGTAATTTTTCTGATGGATGCTGTTACGCCCCAACCTAATGATGTGGATCAACGGGCTTTGCTCCGAATTTGTAATTTCTACGATATTCCCCTAGCCACAAATTTAACGACAGCAGAATTGTCAATTCAGGCGATCGCCAAACGTCGGGAAGCATATCTCATTTTTAATCCAGTGGCAGGACAAGGTAACCCGGATCAGGACTTGGCCTTAATTTTAAAAATTCTCGAACCCCAAATGAATCTCCATGTCATTTTTACGAAGCCTGAGGTTGATCCAGTAGACCAAGCAAAAGAGGCGATCGCCACCATTCAGACATTACAAGCAGAAGATGAGCAGGGCTGCATTATTGCGTCCGGTGGTGATGGCACAGTGTCGGCGATCGCCGGCGTGACCATCGAGACAGGCATTCCTTTAGGCATAATACCGCGCGGGACGGCCAATGCTTTTGCTGTGGCACTAGGTTTACCAACCAACTTAAAACGAGCCTGTGAAACCATAGCAGCAGGCAACACACGTATGATTGATGCCGCCTATTGCAACAATATCCCCATGGTTTTATTAGCTGGTGTCGGCTTTGAAGCAGGGATGGTCACCAATGCCAACCGCGAACTCAAAAATCGCTTGGGTAGTCTGGCATATATTTTGTCAGGAGCACAGCAATTTTTCACCCAAGAAGATTTCAACGCAACCATTGAACTAGATGGCCAAATCTTAGAAGTTAAAACAGGAGCAGTAACCGTAGCAAATGCAGCCCCCACAACATCAATTATGGCGCAAGGCTTTGGCCGCGTTATTCCAGACGATGGTTTGCTAGAGGTCACAATTCCCGTTTCAAGTAATTTATTACAAGGTTTAAATTCGTCTTTAAAATTATTAGCTTCTGCCCTTGTCAAGTCCCAAGATAATCAGAAAAAACAAGACCAAGTTGAAGACAACAATCTCGTTTGTCTACGCACAAAAAAAGTCAAAGTTACCACCGATCCAGCACAGCCCCTAGTCGTTGACGGCGAAATCCTAGAAGCCAACCCCATTGAATTCACCTGTATTCCTAAAGGTCTCACTGTATTTGCCCCTCTTCAAACTGTTTAG
- a CDS encoding Uma2 family endonuclease, with amino-acid sequence MAQKIHGKVLTLTEFLQQPETTPASEYLDGQIIQKPMPQGRHSLLQGELVPFINGAVKRQRIARALPELRCTFGDRSVVPDIAVFRWEQLPRDKNGEIANIFSLAPDWTIEILSPSQSQTKVTKNIVHCLKYGTQMGWLIDSHERTIFVYQPRQEMAVFDQSNDSLLMPDFMDGRALTIGELFGWLSE; translated from the coding sequence ATGGCACAGAAAATCCACGGCAAAGTGCTTACCCTGACTGAATTTTTGCAACAACCTGAAACTACGCCTGCTAGCGAATATCTCGACGGTCAAATTATCCAAAAACCCATGCCCCAAGGCAGGCATAGTCTGCTCCAAGGTGAACTAGTGCCATTCATTAATGGGGCAGTGAAACGGCAACGGATCGCCCGCGCTTTGCCAGAGCTGAGATGTACTTTTGGCGATCGCTCTGTTGTGCCAGATATTGCCGTCTTTCGGTGGGAACAGTTGCCCCGCGATAAAAATGGGGAAATTGCGAATATATTTAGTCTGGCTCCTGATTGGACAATTGAAATTTTATCGCCGAGCCAAAGTCAAACTAAAGTCACCAAAAATATTGTGCATTGCCTCAAATATGGCACTCAGATGGGTTGGCTGATTGATTCTCACGAACGAACTATCTTTGTCTATCAACCACGCCAAGAAATGGCAGTGTTTGATCAATCAAATGATTCTCTGTTAATGCCAGATTTTATGGATGGGCGAGCTTTAACGATTGGTGAATTATTCGGGTGGCTTTCAGAGTAA
- the crtE gene encoding geranylgeranyl pyrophosphate/diphosphate synthase/geranyltranstransferaseCrtE — translation MVVADAQEQEFSLDQYLKEKKTIVEAALDQSVVIDEPVTVYEAMRYSLLAGGKRLRPILCLAACEMLGGTAEMAMNTACALEMIHTMSLIHDDLPAMDNDDLRRGKPTNHKVYGEDIAILAGDGLLSYAFEYVARTKNVPAERLLQVVIRLGQAVGAEGLVGGQVVDLQSEGKTDITEETLTFIHTHKTGALLEVCVTSGAILAGATEAEILKLQKYAQNIGLAFQIVDDILDITQTAEELGKTAGKDLDAQKATYPSIWGLEKSKAEAQRLTEEAIASLGEYGEGAAPLKALAEYIVNRKN, via the coding sequence ATGGTAGTAGCAGACGCTCAGGAACAGGAATTCTCTCTGGATCAGTACCTCAAAGAAAAAAAGACCATTGTTGAAGCCGCCCTTGATCAGTCTGTGGTGATTGACGAGCCTGTCACTGTCTATGAGGCGATGCGCTATTCCCTACTAGCAGGTGGTAAGCGTTTACGACCCATCTTATGTTTAGCAGCCTGTGAGATGCTCGGTGGCACAGCGGAGATGGCAATGAATACAGCCTGTGCCTTGGAAATGATTCACACCATGTCGCTGATTCACGACGATTTACCCGCCATGGACAATGACGATTTGCGGCGCGGTAAACCCACAAACCATAAAGTTTACGGTGAAGATATTGCGATTTTGGCGGGAGATGGATTGCTGTCCTACGCCTTTGAATATGTGGCTCGCACCAAAAATGTCCCTGCGGAACGGTTGTTGCAGGTGGTGATTCGTCTCGGTCAAGCGGTCGGTGCAGAAGGCTTGGTTGGCGGTCAAGTGGTCGATCTTCAGTCAGAGGGAAAGACAGATATTACTGAGGAAACCCTTACCTTTATTCATACCCATAAAACTGGGGCATTGCTGGAAGTCTGTGTGACATCGGGCGCAATTTTAGCGGGTGCAACGGAGGCAGAAATTTTGAAGCTGCAAAAATATGCCCAAAATATTGGTCTCGCATTCCAGATTGTCGATGATATTCTTGATATCACCCAGACGGCAGAAGAGCTAGGGAAAACGGCGGGGAAAGACCTTGATGCCCAGAAGGCAACTTATCCGAGTATTTGGGGTTTAGAAAAGTCTAAAGCTGAAGCTCAACGGCTTACTGAGGAGGCGATCGCCTCCCTAGGGGAGTATGGTGAAGGAGCGGCTCCGCTAAAAGCCCTTGCTGAATACATTGTTAACCGCAAAAATTGA
- a CDS encoding LCCL domain-containing protein yields MKYSAALSFAAIATCTTVGIAVAHQQPSTSVSPHPSANFIAHHHPAEVITHHQPTESLSHHQPTESFAHHKPDISVARNSTINWDTAPNDFNLRGKSGQYFSFNCPPGNADQPVWGTDIYTDGSSICAAAVHAGHLDAQSGGNITLELMGSQNYYEGSDRHGIETNSYGSWSGSFRFVKATE; encoded by the coding sequence ATGAAATATTCTGCGGCTTTGAGTTTTGCGGCGATCGCCACTTGCACCACGGTAGGTATCGCAGTAGCACACCAGCAACCCTCCACCTCTGTTTCCCCTCATCCATCAGCGAACTTCATTGCTCACCACCACCCTGCTGAGGTCATTACTCACCACCAACCAACAGAATCCCTTTCCCACCACCAACCGACAGAATCCTTTGCTCACCATAAACCAGATATAAGTGTTGCCCGCAACTCCACCATTAACTGGGACACCGCCCCAAACGACTTTAATTTACGCGGCAAATCTGGACAATATTTCAGCTTCAACTGCCCTCCCGGCAATGCGGATCAACCTGTATGGGGCACAGATATCTATACCGATGGCTCCTCTATTTGCGCTGCCGCTGTCCATGCAGGTCACCTAGATGCCCAGAGCGGCGGCAATATCACCCTAGAGCTCATGGGGTCGCAAAACTATTATGAAGGGAGCGATCGCCACGGCATTGAAACCAACAGTTATGGCTCTTGGAGTGGGAGTTTTCGCTTTGTGAAGGCTACCGAATAA
- the thrS gene encoding threonine--tRNA ligase: MAEANGDQHEPMKLPKTSESENLKRIRHTASHVMAMAVQKIFPDAQVTIGPWTENGFYYDFDKEEPFTDKDLKTIKKEMVKIIKKKYAVVREEVSREEAEKRIKEINEPYKLEILEGLEEPITLYHMEDKWWDLCAGPHVETTGELNPKAIALESVAGAYWRGDENNQQLQRIYGTAWETPEQLKEYKRRKEEALKRDHRKLGKDLGLFLFSDVVGPGLPLWTPKGTLIRSTLENFLKDEQTKRGYQGVVTPHIARVDLFKTSGHWQNYREDMFPMMAESEEAKLAEQGFVMKPMNCPFHIQIYKDQLRSYRDLPMRLAEFGTVYRYEQSGELGGLTRVRGFTVDDSHLFVTPDQLEKEFFNVVDLILTVFKSLQLKNFKARLSFRDPNSDKYIGSDEVWEKAQNAIRKAVVDLDMEHFEAEGEAAFYGPKLDFIFQDVLEREWQLGTVQVDYNLPERFELEYVNESGDRQRPVMIHRAPFGSLERLIGILIEEYAGDFPLWLAPEQVRILAVGDDFLPYAKEKAAALQALGIRAVADTSGDRLGKLIRNAEKQKIPVMAVAGAKEVEANSLSIRTRASGELGALPMAEVVERLVEANTNHTNF; the protein is encoded by the coding sequence ATGGCTGAAGCGAATGGTGATCAACATGAACCCATGAAACTTCCGAAAACCAGTGAATCGGAGAATTTAAAGCGCATTCGTCACACGGCATCCCACGTGATGGCCATGGCTGTACAAAAGATTTTCCCCGATGCACAGGTGACCATTGGTCCTTGGACGGAAAACGGTTTTTATTACGACTTCGATAAAGAAGAACCCTTCACTGATAAAGATCTCAAAACCATCAAAAAAGAGATGGTGAAGATCATCAAGAAAAAGTATGCAGTTGTGCGGGAAGAGGTTTCTCGCGAGGAAGCAGAAAAGCGCATCAAGGAAATCAATGAACCCTACAAACTCGAAATCCTTGAAGGTCTCGAAGAACCAATCACGCTCTATCACATGGAGGATAAGTGGTGGGATCTTTGTGCTGGCCCCCACGTCGAAACGACTGGTGAGCTAAATCCGAAGGCGATCGCCCTCGAATCGGTAGCGGGAGCCTACTGGCGTGGTGATGAAAATAATCAACAGCTCCAGCGGATTTATGGCACAGCTTGGGAAACCCCAGAACAGCTCAAAGAATACAAACGCCGTAAGGAAGAGGCCCTCAAGCGGGATCACCGTAAATTAGGTAAAGACCTCGGTTTATTTTTGTTTTCTGATGTCGTTGGCCCTGGTTTACCCCTCTGGACTCCCAAGGGAACTTTGATTCGGTCTACCCTCGAAAATTTCCTAAAGGACGAACAGACTAAGCGCGGCTACCAAGGCGTTGTCACTCCCCACATTGCGCGGGTTGATCTATTTAAAACATCTGGTCATTGGCAGAACTATCGCGAAGATATGTTCCCCATGATGGCGGAAAGCGAAGAAGCGAAATTGGCAGAACAGGGCTTTGTGATGAAGCCGATGAACTGTCCTTTCCACATCCAGATTTATAAGGATCAGTTACGTTCCTACCGTGATTTGCCGATGCGCTTGGCGGAATTCGGTACGGTTTATCGCTATGAGCAATCCGGTGAGTTGGGTGGTTTAACCCGTGTGCGCGGCTTTACCGTGGATGACTCTCACCTCTTCGTTACGCCTGATCAGCTTGAGAAAGAATTCTTTAACGTTGTTGATCTGATTTTGACGGTCTTTAAGAGTTTACAGCTCAAAAATTTCAAGGCGCGTTTGAGTTTCCGCGATCCCAACTCCGACAAATATATTGGTTCCGATGAGGTTTGGGAAAAGGCGCAAAATGCCATCCGTAAAGCGGTGGTAGATCTTGATATGGAGCACTTTGAAGCGGAAGGGGAAGCGGCATTCTATGGCCCTAAGCTGGACTTCATTTTCCAAGATGTACTGGAGCGGGAATGGCAATTAGGAACAGTTCAAGTGGATTACAATCTCCCCGAACGCTTTGAGCTGGAATATGTCAATGAAAGCGGCGATCGCCAACGTCCTGTAATGATTCACCGTGCGCCCTTTGGATCTTTAGAACGTCTCATCGGCATTCTCATCGAAGAATATGCCGGAGATTTCCCATTGTGGCTAGCACCGGAGCAAGTTCGTATTCTTGCCGTCGGCGATGACTTCCTGCCCTATGCCAAAGAAAAAGCAGCAGCACTCCAAGCCCTTGGGATTCGTGCCGTCGCTGATACATCCGGCGATCGCCTCGGTAAACTCATTCGTAACGCCGAGAAGCAAAAAATTCCCGTCATGGCAGTCGCTGGCGCAAAGGAAGTTGAAGCCAATAGCTTAAGCATTCGTACCCGTGCCTCCGGTGAATTAGGAGCTTTGCCCATGGCAGAAGTGGTTGAACGTTTGGTAGAAGCGAATACAAACCACACCAATTTCTAG
- a CDS encoding divergent PAP2 family protein, with protein sequence MQELNSVFHNQILIVALVACVTAQLLKVPIDLIRHRRVNIRSMFSSGGMPSAHSALVGALATSVGQAKGWDTSEFAIACLFAVIVMYDAAGVRQAAGKQAKILNQIVEDMFQEKEFSEERLKELLGHTPVQVLVGLSLGISIAFIASTRFA encoded by the coding sequence ATGCAAGAACTTAACTCGGTTTTCCACAACCAAATTTTAATTGTCGCACTGGTCGCCTGTGTCACTGCCCAGCTCCTCAAAGTCCCCATTGACCTAATTCGTCATCGAAGGGTTAATATTCGCTCGATGTTTAGTTCTGGTGGGATGCCCAGTGCCCACTCAGCCCTTGTGGGTGCTTTAGCGACTAGTGTGGGACAGGCCAAAGGTTGGGATACGTCGGAGTTTGCGATCGCCTGTTTATTTGCGGTGATTGTCATGTATGATGCCGCTGGAGTGCGTCAGGCTGCCGGAAAGCAAGCAAAAATCCTCAATCAAATTGTAGAGGATATGTTCCAAGAAAAAGAGTTCAGCGAAGAACGACTAAAAGAACTTTTAGGTCATACCCCCGTACAGGTGCTTGTGGGATTGTCCCTCGGTATTTCTATTGCCTTTATCGCCAGCACACGATTTGCATAA